From Rhododendron vialii isolate Sample 1 chromosome 7a, ASM3025357v1:
gtacccctgggatcattctggatcTGTCCCAGagcccagaaatgtgtaaaccaagcactggtctagTTGCACCAGGGCGCGGCCATCTCGCGCCAAGGCGCACCATCGAGCGCcagagtgactccatcgcgcgacagtatgcctcagaccagtgagtggccttgcacgggtagcttagttttaggtcattattttgtccccacactgtttatggggtgttttattaatttgtaaggctttacagcctttaaactgtatattatgctgctatatgaactgcgtggtttatcctgggtgtgcactggtccttccagagcccagatggtttgagaataagagctgtgggtttgagctcactggcgTGCGCGTGTCTTAGAGTTGTGTGCGCAGGAATAAACAGCAtgtagtgacttgttcagtgcatactagtttcttcctacgcacgtcactccaaaacaggggcctcccagtttgtttaaactcccacagcagtctgttctcatcctatactaactgctcatccatgctatcttcacatcttgcaaacatgttacagttttaaatcctcgattaactgttcccctgccctaattggctaaaaaattgattaatcaaacagaatcgcaaacaaacatctttcgcaaatgcctaagtagagaccgatctccggattgggcgagaggggtgccataaaacccttcccctctcgtaacctggctcccgaacccagatatggttatgatggactggttccttaactttttcaaatcaaacagcgcggcaagtgcttcgaaatacggttccttgggtgtcgaaccttcaaacccgagtggcgaccctgtattttgcgagcgcttgcttccccgctcgcgctccctcgatctatgcccttgcattttggaatccgaaaattccaagggcacgctgcccacaaacCGTCACAAAGAGGGAAAAGCAAATATCCACCATATTTATCGCATGATCATCAGCTTTCTCCCCCATTCCTCCATTGGCATTGAAAATATTGAACTCCATCTTCATGTTTCCAAAGGTCATGTTCAACAACCCAGCTCGGCAATGAATGACGGCTTCAGATGTTACAAGAAAAGGGTGCTTGAGAATAATGGGAGTTGTCGCTTGAGCCACGGGAACCGGACACGTGTCCAAAACCACAAAGTCCACAGGGTAAACAAAATTATCTATTTGGACAAGCACATTTTCCACCATTCCACAAGGAATCCGGATACTATAGTCCGCCAGTTGGAGAGTGACCTTAGTGGGCTTCATCTCCCTCAAACCCAATTGTTCATATATAGAATAAGGCAACAAGTTCACACTAGCACCCAAGTCAAGAAGTGCTTTAATCCTTTTCCCCCCAATCACGATGGATATAGTTGGACACCCTAGATCTTTGTACTTGAGAGCGATGTCGGTTTGAATGATGGAGCTAACCTGCTCCGTCAAGAACACCTTCTTTTGTACATTCAATTTGCGTTTCACGGTGCACAAATCTTTCAAGAACTTTGGGTAAGAGGGTTTTTGCTTAATGGCATTTACTACAGGAATGTTAACCTTGACTTGTTGAAACAACCCATACACTTCAGCATTGGAGCTTGGTTTAGGTGATGCCCTTAACCGTTGAGGGTATGGCGCTAGTATAGGAGAGACTTGTGGGATAGGGtcactttccttttccttttccgcCGACGCTTGCTTGGGAGATTCCCTAAGTGTTGATGATGGCTTTGATGGTACTGGGAAGGGCAACAAGATAGGTGTAACCGGCAGAACTACGATAGCATTATCCACGGCCTTCCCACTTCTCAACGTGATGATAGACTTTGCTTGCTCGAGGAAAATCACCGAAGAGCTAACAAAATGTTGGCCTTGGGGGTTCGCTTGACATTGGGTaggaaactttcccttttcttgttgTAGGATCCCTACCGACGTGGTCAACTTTCCCATTTTGTTCTTTATCTCTCCCATCATTTGGGATTGTTGGTCGTTAATGGTCATTTGCCCTTGCATGATAGCATTCAACTGATCCTCCAAAGAACGTCTCAGGggttgttgttgaaattgggTCGAATTTGGGAATGGATCGGATGGAACGAAACCTGGTGGACCTTGTACTTGAGGGAAACAGAAAGCATTTTGAGGTTGCTTCCATAGTAATTGTGGAACGGGAGGTGGAACTTGAGAAGAGCCCGCATCATTCAATCGATTCCATTGGAAGGCCA
This genomic window contains:
- the LOC131332732 gene encoding uncharacterized protein LOC131332732, with amino-acid sequence MTINDQQSQMMGEIKNKMGKLTTSVGILQQEKGKFPTQCQANPQGQHFVSSSVIFLEQAKSIITLRSGKAVDNAIVVLPVTPILLPFPVPSKPSSTLRESPKQASAEKEKESDPIPQVSPILAPYPQRLRASPKPSSNAEVYGLFQQVKVNIPVVNAIKQKPSYPKFLKDLCTVKRKLNVQKKVFLTEQVSSIIQTDIALKYKDLGCPTISIVIGGKRIKALLDLGASVNLLPYSIYEQLGLREMKPTKVTLQLADYSIRIPCGMVENVLVQIDNFVYPVDFVVLDTCPVPVAQATTPIILKHPFLVTSEAVIHCRAGLLNMTFGNMKMEFNIFNANGGMGEKADDHAINMVDICFSLFVTVCGQPKEMDAEVDYLYSLLAKQDAYEPIFKELAPMEPKVVSSDLLYLDSSQQKLLLAHEMTMLETSSVYYEDPLENLSPLRKWRPKWITCSHCWLNKMLMNQSLKS